Below is a genomic region from Billgrantia tianxiuensis.
GGCTGAGGCCGCCCAGCGCTTTCACGACTCTAGTCGCGAGGCGCGCTTTCGCCGAAGCCTCGCCTTCCCCCGACATGCTCGGCATGGCCGGCCAGAGAGTCGCGCAGCTGGCGAAAGTCCTCTATGTAGGTGAGAAAGCGTTCGGCAGTTTGTGATTCCCACCACCACAGGGTAATCGCCGATTCGCCGGACTCGAGGACCAGCGCATCCTGAGGCAGACGCGTCAGGATTGCCTCAAGCGCGTTTCGCGCCGCCTCGGGCAGAGGGCGCAGAGGCTCGACCCGCCAACGCCAGTCAGCCACGTAGGGCTTGAGCACATCGCTGGCCTCGCTAGCCCGTACCAAGAGGAATCTTGGTCCCGGCGCATCGCCCGGATACGTCCAGCGGTAACCTGGCATGGCGGTCTCGACGCCGTGCAGAGGGGGCTTTTCCAGTACCACCTTCACCCCTGCCTTGGCCGCCGCGTTACGCAGCGGCACGATGCGACGCTGCCTGACACTGGGCTTGAGCCACATCACTGGCGAGATCATCAGCAACAGTGCCACCAATATGACCAACCAGACCATCGGTTTCTCCTGATTCTTGACGCAAGTCGTTGTCTTGGCTCATCAGCCGTCCTAGAGTGAAGGCATATCGATCACGTGCCGTTACGCAGGAGTCCGAAATGAGCAACGAATACCGCCATATCCTGGTCGCCGTGGACTTGACCAAGGATTCCCACAAGGTCCTGGAACGTGCCATGCAGATCGCCGAGCGCAACCAGGCCAAGCTGTCCATCCTGCATACCCTCGAGCCGCTGGGTTTTGCCTATGGTGGCGATATCCCCATGGACCTTACCAGCATCCAGGATCAGCTGGACGAGCACGCCAAGCAGCGTCTGGCCGAGATCGCCGATCCGCACGTGGCCAAGGAGAACCAGCACGTACTGGTCGGCATGCCCGACACCGAGATCCACCGCTTTGCCGAAGAGAACGGTGTCGATCTGATCGTGGTCGGCTCCCATGGCCGGCATGGCTTCGCCCTGCTGCTTGGCTCCACCTCCACTGGCGTACTGCACGGCGCCCAGTGCGACGTCCTCGCCGTACGGGTAGGAAAAAAAGGCGAGAGCGCCGAGTAAGCTGCCGCCTGACATACGCCACTGAACATTTACCATCTTGAGGAAGGGTTGGATACGCGTCACGAGCGCAGATAGGTTGGTCGCCGCCGGAGCGCAGAACCGAGCGTAGCGACAAACATCCGGAGGATGGCCCCGAAGGGGCGAGAAACCGAAGGTTTCGAGTCAACCGGAGTGTAGCCTGCTACATGAGGATTCGACGGTCCGACGCTTCGGCACCGCCGGCGGCCAACCTATTCCTCAACTGCCCAAGCGCAGTAGCGAATCACCGCTTACTCCCCTGCGGCGAGGGCTTCCAACTCCATCCACCGCTCCATGGCAGCATCGAGTTCGGCCTGCTTGTCGCTCATGGCCTGCAGCACCTCGGATACCACCCCCGCGTCCTGCTGATAGAAAGCCGGGTCGCCCACCCTGGCTTCAAACTCCGCCACCTCGGCCTCGAGCCTCTCGATCTCTGCCGGCAGGGCGTCGAGTTCCCGCTGTAGCTTGTAGGAGAGCTTGGCGGGCTTCTTCGCTGCCGGCGCTGAGGCCGCCGCACTGACCGGAGCCTTCTCCATCGGCTTCGCCGTAGGTTCCACCTGCTGACGCGCCGCCCCCTCCCACGGCGCCGGCGGCAGCTTTCCGCCCTGGCGCACCCAGTCGCTGTAGCCACCGACGTACTCACGCACAACGCCGTCGCCCTCGAAGGCCAGCACGCCGGTCACCACGTTGTCCATGAAGGCACGGTCGTGGGAGACCAGCAGCAACGTGCCATCGAAATCGAGCAGCAGCTCCTCGAGCAGTTCCAGGGTCTCGACGTCGAGATCGTTGGTCGGCTCGTCGAGCACCAGCACATTGGCCGGCTGGGTGAAGAGCCGCGCCAACAGCAGGCGGTTGGATTCTCCGCCGGAGAGCGCCTTGACCGGCTGACGCGCCCGCTCCGGGGTGAACAGGAAGTCCTGCAGATAGCTGATGACGTGCTTGTCCTTGCCGCCCACGCTGATCCTGTCGCTGCCCTGGGCCACGTTGTCGTAGACGCTCTTCTCCGGCTCCAGCCCCGCGCGCAGCTGGTCGAAGTAGGCCACCTTGATATTGGTGCCCAGCCTTACCGTACCTTCGCTGGGCTCGAGTTCGCCGAGCAGGATCTTGAGCAGCGTGGTCTTGCCGGCACCGTTGCGCCCGATCAGGCCGATGCGGTCGCCGCGCTGGATCTCGAGCGAAAGGTCGCGAACGATCGTCTCGTTGCCGAAACGGTGGGTCACGCCGACGAGTTCGACCACGCGCTTGCCGCTGCGCTCGCCGCTGTCGATGCCGAAACTGGCGCGGCCCTGCACCTCGCGCCGCTGGCTGCGTTCGCGCCGCAGCTGCTCGAGCGCGCGAACCCGGCCCTCATTACGGGTACGCCGCGCCTTGATGCCCTGCCGGATCCACGCCTCCTCCTGAGCCAGCTTCTTGTCGAACTCGGCGTTCTCGCGCGCCTCCACCTCGAGTTCATGGGTCTTCTGCTGCTGGTATTTGGCGTAGTCGCCTGGATAGCGTCCCAGCCGGCCACGGTCGAGCTCGAGGATCGTCGTCGCCAGCTTCGACAGGAAAGCACGGTCGTGGGTGATGAACAGCACCGCGCCGTTGAAGTCGAGCAGCTGCTCCTCCAGCCAGGCGATGGTGTCGAGATCCAGGTGGTTGGTGGGCTCGTCGAGCAGCAGCAGGTCGGGCTCGGCCACCAGCGCCCGAGCCAGCGCCACGCGCCGGCGCCAGCCGCCGGAAAGCGAACTCATGGGATCGTCGGCCGGCAACCCCAAGCGGGTCAGCACCACATCGATGCGCTGGTGGAACGACCAACCGTCGATGGCTTCGAGCCGGCTCTGCAGGGTCGCCATGCGCTTCATGTCGGGCTCGGCGGCCTGCACCAAGTGGTGGTACTCGGCCAGCAGCGCGCCGGCCTGGGGCAGACCCTGGGCCACCACGTCGAAAATGGTCTCGCCCGAGGCGGACGGCAGGTCCTGCTCCAGCACACCGATCTTCAGTCCCGGCGCGCGCCAGATGCTGCCGTCATCGGGCAGGATGTCACCCGCCACTAGCTTGAGCAGGGTCGACTTACCGGTACCGTTGCGCCCTACCAGCGCCAGGCGCTCCCCCTTCTCCAGCACCAGCTCGGCGCCGTCGAGCAGCACATGAGTGCCGTAGGCCAATTGCAAGCTTTCCAGACGTAGCAGGGTCACGCGTTCACCTCATCTATCATGCAGGCAGCTAGTGTAACGCATGGCTGGCCCGCCGTGGCTTTGGTTACAATGCGCGTGAATTAGCAGAGGAGTTCCCCTTGGCCGACATCGACGCCACCTTCGACGAGTTTCTGCCCGAGGCGTTGCGCTTTCGCGCTCCTGCCCCACTGGTGGACATCGGCGCCAACCTGACCCACGACAGCTTCGGCCGCGATCTCGAAGCGGTACTGCGTCGTGCGCG
It encodes:
- a CDS encoding preprotein translocase subunit YajC, which produces MVWLVILVALLLMISPVMWLKPSVRQRRIVPLRNAAAKAGVKVVLEKPPLHGVETAMPGYRWTYPGDAPGPRFLLVRASEASDVLKPYVADWRWRVEPLRPLPEAARNALEAILTRLPQDALVLESGESAITLWWWESQTAERFLTYIEDFRQLRDSLAGHAEHVGGRRGFGESAPRD
- a CDS encoding ATP-binding cassette domain-containing protein, which translates into the protein MTLLRLESLQLAYGTHVLLDGAELVLEKGERLALVGRNGTGKSTLLKLVAGDILPDDGSIWRAPGLKIGVLEQDLPSASGETIFDVVAQGLPQAGALLAEYHHLVQAAEPDMKRMATLQSRLEAIDGWSFHQRIDVVLTRLGLPADDPMSSLSGGWRRRVALARALVAEPDLLLLDEPTNHLDLDTIAWLEEQLLDFNGAVLFITHDRAFLSKLATTILELDRGRLGRYPGDYAKYQQQKTHELEVEARENAEFDKKLAQEEAWIRQGIKARRTRNEGRVRALEQLRRERSQRREVQGRASFGIDSGERSGKRVVELVGVTHRFGNETIVRDLSLEIQRGDRIGLIGRNGAGKTTLLKILLGELEPSEGTVRLGTNIKVAYFDQLRAGLEPEKSVYDNVAQGSDRISVGGKDKHVISYLQDFLFTPERARQPVKALSGGESNRLLLARLFTQPANVLVLDEPTNDLDVETLELLEELLLDFDGTLLLVSHDRAFMDNVVTGVLAFEGDGVVREYVGGYSDWVRQGGKLPPAPWEGAARQQVEPTAKPMEKAPVSAAASAPAAKKPAKLSYKLQRELDALPAEIERLEAEVAEFEARVGDPAFYQQDAGVVSEVLQAMSDKQAELDAAMERWMELEALAAGE
- a CDS encoding universal stress protein — its product is MSNEYRHILVAVDLTKDSHKVLERAMQIAERNQAKLSILHTLEPLGFAYGGDIPMDLTSIQDQLDEHAKQRLAEIADPHVAKENQHVLVGMPDTEIHRFAEENGVDLIVVGSHGRHGFALLLGSTSTGVLHGAQCDVLAVRVGKKGESAE